A single window of Rhipicephalus microplus isolate Deutch F79 chromosome 5, USDA_Rmic, whole genome shotgun sequence DNA harbors:
- the LOC142818121 gene encoding uncharacterized protein LOC142818121 has protein sequence MARAICSLTLINISRGTGGVWLPSFRGQILQLTGMTRFSGDPGLYYQERLSLLCGLADTLLRMSSQCDGSLEQNDELLEVLWGIETSATFIASAAQERAAAAQKGVLQALQSLARAMADGSLWERDTYLILIFSSCFQCFYLPLFINGLSVSICLGVAVHVQFYTLRERDS, from the exons ATGGCACGGGCGATTTGTTCTTTAACATTAATAAACATTTCCAGGGGCACTGGAGGGGTTTGGCTGCCGAGCTTTCGCGGCCAGATACTACAGCTGACAGGcatgacacgcttcagtggcgaCCCTGGCCTCTACTATCAAGAG CGTCTCAGTCTCCTCTGCGGCCTTGCCGACACTCTGTTGCGCATGTCCTCCCAGTGCGACGGGAGCCTTGAGCAGAACGACGAGTTGCTCgag gtgctgtgGGGGATCGAGACATCAGCCACCTTCATCGCTTCCGCGGCACAGGAGAGGGCGGCAGCAGCGCAGAAGGGCGTCCTGCAGGCGCTCCAGTCCTTGGCACGGGCCATGGCTGATGGCTCTTTGTGGGAAAGGGATACGTATTTAATTTTAATTTTTTCATCATGTTTTCAATGTTTTTACTTGCCATTATTCATTAATGGTTTGTCGGTTTCAATATGCTTAGGTGTTGCTGTTCACGTTCAATTTTATACGCTGCGGGAGAGAGACTCATAG